A genome region from Deinococcus sp. HSC-46F16 includes the following:
- a CDS encoding DUF1272 domain-containing protein has protein sequence MKAACERCRTPLPAGSEATICSFECTFCPACASAMEHVCPNCGGELVARPRRTRSVVSAALGRLARR, from the coding sequence ATGAAGGCGGCCTGCGAGCGGTGCCGAACGCCGCTCCCAGCGGGCAGCGAAGCCACCATTTGCTCTTTCGAGTGCACCTTCTGCCCCGCATGCGCGTCTGCCATGGAGCATGTCTGCCCCAACTGCGGCGGAGAACTCGTGGCCCGTCCCCGGCGCACCCGTTCCGTGGTATCGGCGGCGCTGGGTCGGCTGGCGCGGCGTTAG
- a CDS encoding isoaspartyl peptidase/L-asparaginase family protein has protein sequence MTETPRWAIIVHGGAHQTPPEQVAASRAGCLAALSAGRRVLEGGGTAVEAVEAALRVLEDDPTFNAGYGSALTADGTVEMDSAVMDGQTLEVGAVAGLAGVRHPVSVARRLLREKEVLLTGAGARRFAERSGAELCAPEELISPQQRKTFQEHDTVGCVALDLRGHLAAGTSTGGLTGQPAGRVGDSPLIGCGFYAEDGVGAVALTGEGESLARWMTAARILHRLTNGTPDDALRTVLEEMGTRVGGTGGGIALTPDGQPGWWHTSPDMPTAYQHSDMTSPRTYLTKPEERDDVHTPHG, from the coding sequence ATGACTGAGACGCCGCGCTGGGCGATCATCGTCCACGGCGGGGCGCACCAGACTCCGCCCGAACAGGTCGCGGCCAGCCGCGCCGGGTGTCTGGCAGCGCTGAGCGCCGGGCGCCGGGTGCTGGAGGGCGGCGGCACGGCGGTCGAGGCAGTCGAGGCCGCCCTCCGGGTGCTGGAGGACGACCCCACCTTCAATGCCGGGTACGGCTCAGCGCTGACGGCGGACGGCACGGTCGAGATGGACTCCGCCGTGATGGACGGGCAGACCCTGGAGGTGGGCGCGGTCGCGGGACTGGCCGGGGTCCGTCACCCGGTCAGCGTGGCCCGGCGCCTGCTGCGTGAGAAAGAAGTGCTGCTGACCGGCGCGGGTGCCCGCCGCTTCGCCGAGCGCAGCGGGGCCGAGCTGTGCGCCCCCGAAGAACTGATCTCGCCCCAGCAGCGGAAGACCTTTCAGGAACACGACACCGTCGGTTGCGTGGCCCTCGACCTGCGCGGCCACCTCGCCGCCGGGACCTCCACCGGGGGCCTGACCGGGCAGCCCGCCGGGCGGGTGGGCGACTCGCCCCTGATCGGCTGCGGCTTCTACGCCGAAGACGGGGTCGGCGCAGTGGCCCTGACCGGCGAGGGCGAGAGCCTGGCCCGCTGGATGACGGCGGCCCGCATCCTCCACCGCCTGACGAACGGGACGCCCGACGACGCCCTGCGCACGGTGCTGGAGGAGATGGGCACGCGGGTGGGCGGCACCGGGGGCGGCATCGCCCTGACGCCGGACGGACAGCCCGGATGGTGGCACACCAGCCCCGACATGCCCACGGCCTACCAGCACTCCGACATGACCAGCCCCCGCACCTACCTGACCAAACCCGAGGAGAGAGACGATGTCCACACACCACACGGCTGA
- a CDS encoding glycine--tRNA ligase, with translation MPATSMEELVSLCKRRGFIFQGSEIYGGLQGFYDYGPLGVELKNNIKAAWWRTNVYERDDMEGLDASIIMHRMVLRHSGHEATFSDPMVDNKKNGKRYRLDHLVKDQKADVQAKVAELMGADPENFAALVAALNANPAQASQALKDAGVRDPFSGEVGDWTEPRPFNMMFKTTIGPVADDDSYGYLRPETAQGIFTNFKNVVDSTSRRLPFGIAQIGKAFRNEITPRNFIFRVRELEQMEIEFFCTPGTDEDWHEHWLERRLKWWEDQGVPRSKIEILDVPKEDLAHYSKRTYDLMYDYPTLGHEEIEGIANRTDFDLGSHTKAQGELGIQAKVDENLDSVAKLTIPHPETNKPVVPFVIEPSAGVDRAMLAVLSEAFTKETLENGSERIVLKLKPHLAPIKVAVIPLARNREEITTVARAIKAELQGLGLGRVLYEDSGNIGKAYRRHDEVGTPFCVTVDFDTVGKGEDPNLTDTVTVRDRDTLQQERVKISELAGWIQARLR, from the coding sequence ATGCCCGCAACCTCGATGGAAGAACTCGTCAGCCTGTGCAAACGCCGGGGCTTTATTTTCCAGGGCAGTGAGATTTACGGCGGCCTGCAAGGCTTTTACGACTACGGCCCCCTCGGCGTGGAGCTGAAGAACAACATCAAGGCCGCGTGGTGGCGCACCAACGTCTACGAGCGCGACGACATGGAGGGCCTCGACGCCTCGATCATCATGCACCGCATGGTGCTGCGGCACTCGGGCCACGAGGCCACCTTCAGCGACCCGATGGTGGACAACAAGAAGAACGGCAAGCGCTACCGCCTCGACCATCTGGTGAAGGATCAGAAGGCCGACGTGCAGGCGAAGGTGGCCGAGTTGATGGGCGCGGACCCAGAGAACTTCGCGGCGCTGGTGGCCGCCCTGAACGCGAATCCCGCGCAGGCGTCGCAGGCGCTGAAGGACGCCGGGGTGCGCGACCCCTTCTCCGGCGAGGTGGGCGACTGGACCGAGCCGCGCCCCTTCAACATGATGTTCAAGACGACCATCGGCCCGGTTGCGGATGACGACTCCTACGGCTACCTGCGCCCGGAAACCGCGCAGGGCATCTTCACCAACTTCAAGAACGTGGTGGACTCGACCTCGCGCCGCCTCCCCTTCGGCATCGCGCAGATCGGCAAGGCGTTTCGCAACGAGATCACGCCGCGCAACTTCATCTTTCGGGTGCGCGAACTCGAGCAGATGGAGATCGAGTTTTTCTGCACGCCCGGCACCGACGAGGACTGGCACGAGCACTGGCTGGAGCGGCGCCTGAAGTGGTGGGAGGACCAGGGCGTGCCGCGCAGCAAGATCGAGATTCTGGACGTGCCCAAAGAAGACCTCGCCCACTACTCCAAGCGCACCTACGACCTGATGTACGACTACCCGACGCTGGGGCACGAGGAAATCGAGGGCATCGCCAACCGCACCGACTTCGACCTCGGCAGTCACACCAAGGCGCAGGGCGAACTCGGGATTCAGGCGAAGGTGGACGAGAACCTCGACTCGGTCGCCAAGCTGACCATCCCGCACCCCGAGACGAACAAGCCCGTCGTGCCCTTCGTGATCGAGCCGTCCGCCGGGGTGGACCGGGCGATGCTGGCGGTTCTCAGTGAGGCGTTCACCAAGGAGACGTTGGAAAACGGCTCGGAGCGCATCGTGCTGAAGCTCAAGCCCCACCTCGCGCCCATCAAGGTGGCGGTGATTCCGCTGGCCCGCAACCGCGAGGAGATCACGACGGTCGCGCGGGCGATCAAGGCCGAGCTGCAAGGCCTGGGCCTGGGCCGGGTGCTGTACGAGGACTCCGGCAACATCGGCAAGGCCTACCGCCGCCACGACGAGGTGGGGACGCCCTTCTGCGTGACCGTGGACTTCGACACCGTGGGCAAGGGCGAGGACCCCAATCTTACCGACACCGTGACCGTGCGCGACCGCGACACCTTGCAGCAGGAGCGGGTGAAGATCAGCGAGCTGGCGGGGTGGATTCAGGCGCGGCTGCGGTAA
- a CDS encoding cyanophycinase: MSTHHTAERGARPGRGTLIIIGGHEDKERRREILKEVARRVQGGKLVIATVASHQPEGYFESYQEGFEGLGVGELAELYIEERAEASREDKLGLLGGAAGVFFSGGDQLRITSQIGDTPLEARIREVYEGGGVIAGTSAGASVMCETMLVKGSSKESYRIGDLQMAPGLGLVRGVIIDQHFAERGRIGRLLGAVAQNPRVLGIGIDEDTAIVLEGSHFTVIGSGAVYVADGEGITHSNIAEARTEEPLSLYDVRLHVLSRGDAFDLERRKPVPARQYEEAEEAAG; encoded by the coding sequence ATGTCCACACACCACACGGCTGAACGGGGCGCCCGGCCGGGGCGCGGCACCCTCATCATCATCGGCGGGCACGAGGACAAGGAACGCCGCCGCGAGATCCTGAAGGAAGTCGCCCGCCGCGTGCAGGGCGGCAAGCTGGTGATCGCCACCGTCGCCTCCCACCAGCCCGAGGGCTACTTCGAGAGCTACCAGGAGGGCTTTGAGGGCCTGGGGGTAGGCGAACTCGCCGAGCTGTACATCGAGGAGCGGGCAGAAGCCTCGCGCGAGGACAAGCTGGGGCTGCTGGGCGGCGCGGCGGGAGTCTTCTTCTCCGGCGGCGACCAGCTCCGCATCACCAGCCAGATCGGGGACACGCCGCTCGAAGCCCGCATCCGCGAGGTCTACGAAGGCGGCGGCGTGATCGCGGGCACCTCGGCGGGGGCTTCCGTGATGTGCGAGACGATGCTGGTCAAGGGCAGCAGCAAGGAGTCCTACCGCATCGGGGACCTTCAGATGGCGCCGGGGCTGGGTCTGGTGCGCGGAGTCATCATCGACCAGCACTTCGCCGAGCGCGGGCGCATCGGCCGCCTGCTGGGGGCGGTGGCGCAAAATCCCCGCGTGCTGGGCATCGGCATTGACGAGGACACGGCCATCGTGCTGGAAGGCAGCCACTTCACCGTGATCGGCAGCGGGGCCGTCTATGTCGCCGACGGCGAGGGCATCACCCACTCCAACATCGCCGAGGCCCGCACGGAAGAACCCCTCTCGCTGTACGACGTGCGCCTGCACGTCCTCTCGCGTGGCGACGCCTTCGACCTGGAACGCCGCAAACCCGTTCCCGCCCGCCAATATGAGGAGGCAGAAGAGGCGGCGGGGTAA
- the cysS gene encoding cysteine--tRNA ligase, giving the protein MTQPPVPRTPDPDIHLYDTLRGEKVRFVPTTPGRVGMYLCGPTVYSDAHLGHAKKEVAFDVVRRALTHFGYGVRYVTNVTDVGHLQNDADEGEDKLQARARLEQLEPMEVADKYFWSFQRDMDALNVLKPSINPRATGHIPEQIALIEELIEKGHAYESNGSVYFDVRSWPEYGKLSGRKLDEQAEGTREAVREEKRDPRDFALWKRAEPTHLMRWESPWGVGFPGWHIECSAMSLKYLGEGFDIHGGGLDLQFPHHEAEIAQAEAAGHAFARYWMHNNMLTIGGEKMSKSKGNFTTIRDLLEHHDPMVVRFLLVGSHYRSVTEFSEEAFQSARNGYRRLTEALHEVERRLPNAPERDDPALRGKIAAHVEEFEHAMRDDFNTPRAVAALFGLTTDVNAALNGGAVGRGALEAARDAYRQLGGDVLGLFAEGAATGQDDTEVVDALMELVLQARQNYRLQKQYAEADQLRETLTRVGVTVEDTKDGPRWRR; this is encoded by the coding sequence ATGACCCAGCCCCCTGTACCCCGCACACCCGACCCCGACATCCACCTCTACGACACCCTGCGCGGCGAGAAGGTCCGCTTCGTGCCGACCACGCCCGGCCGGGTGGGGATGTACCTCTGCGGCCCCACCGTCTACTCGGACGCGCACCTCGGACACGCGAAGAAGGAGGTCGCCTTCGACGTGGTGCGGCGGGCGCTGACGCACTTCGGGTACGGGGTGCGCTACGTCACCAACGTGACCGACGTGGGCCACCTCCAGAACGACGCCGACGAGGGCGAGGACAAGCTTCAGGCCCGCGCCCGGCTGGAGCAGCTCGAGCCGATGGAGGTCGCCGACAAGTACTTCTGGTCCTTCCAACGTGACATGGACGCCCTGAACGTCCTCAAGCCGTCGATCAACCCCCGCGCGACCGGGCACATCCCCGAGCAGATCGCCCTGATCGAGGAACTGATCGAGAAGGGCCACGCCTACGAGTCGAACGGCAGCGTCTACTTCGACGTGCGCTCGTGGCCCGAGTACGGCAAGCTGTCGGGCCGCAAGCTTGACGAGCAAGCCGAGGGGACGCGGGAAGCCGTGCGCGAGGAAAAGCGCGACCCTCGCGACTTCGCCCTGTGGAAGCGGGCCGAACCAACCCACCTGATGCGCTGGGAGTCGCCCTGGGGGGTGGGCTTTCCCGGTTGGCACATCGAATGCAGCGCGATGAGTCTGAAGTACCTGGGAGAAGGCTTTGACATCCACGGCGGGGGGCTGGACCTCCAGTTCCCGCACCACGAGGCCGAGATCGCGCAGGCGGAGGCCGCCGGGCACGCCTTCGCCCGCTACTGGATGCACAACAACATGCTGACCATCGGCGGCGAGAAGATGTCCAAGAGCAAGGGCAACTTCACGACCATCCGTGACCTGCTCGAGCACCACGACCCGATGGTGGTGCGCTTCCTGCTGGTGGGCAGCCACTACCGTTCGGTGACCGAGTTCTCGGAGGAAGCCTTCCAGAGCGCCCGGAATGGGTATCGCCGCCTGACCGAAGCGCTGCACGAGGTCGAGCGCCGATTGCCGAACGCCCCGGAACGCGACGACCCGGCCCTGCGCGGCAAGATCGCCGCACACGTCGAGGAGTTCGAGCACGCCATGCGCGACGACTTCAACACGCCCCGCGCGGTGGCGGCCCTCTTCGGCTTGACGACCGACGTGAACGCGGCGCTGAACGGCGGCGCGGTCGGAAGGGGAGCACTGGAGGCCGCCCGCGACGCCTACCGCCAGCTCGGGGGCGACGTGCTGGGGCTCTTTGCGGAAGGCGCGGCCACGGGGCAGGACGACACGGAGGTCGTGGACGCCCTGATGGAACTCGTGCTGCAGGCCCGGCAGAACTACCGCCTGCAAAAGCAGTACGCCGAGGCCGACCAGCTGCGCGAGACGCTGACCCGCGTGGGCGTGACGGTGGAGGACACCAAGGACGGCCCGCGCTGGAGGAGGTGA
- a CDS encoding VOC family protein, protein MLKHVSFVTRDLAATLAFYVRLGGVVDKDLTTAEGYRRGVVRLGEGRLQFFEIPGETSMPHPHWAEHIALHVPGLRGLLPKLRAAGVTVSRDLQPSPGGRDMAFVLDPDGRQVELLEGGL, encoded by the coding sequence ATGCTCAAGCACGTCTCCTTCGTGACGCGGGACCTCGCGGCGACCCTCGCCTTTTACGTGCGGCTGGGCGGCGTGGTCGACAAAGACCTGACGACCGCCGAGGGTTACCGCCGGGGCGTGGTGCGTCTGGGGGAAGGCCGTCTCCAGTTCTTCGAGATTCCCGGCGAGACGTCCATGCCGCACCCCCACTGGGCCGAACACATCGCCCTGCACGTTCCCGGCCTCCGTGGCCTCCTGCCCAAGTTGCGGGCCGCCGGGGTGACGGTCAGCCGCGACCTCCAGCCCAGCCCCGGCGGGCGCGACATGGCCTTTGTGCTGGACCCGGACGGGCGGCAGGTGGAGTTGCTGGAGGGGGGCTTGTAA
- a CDS encoding DUF2243 domain-containing protein, whose product MTTTQEPRPHDSADLRSWLWGGVLLGLGLGGFFDGIVLHQILQWHHLLSEVYLPTTLENLRINTVADGFFHAATWVFTLIGLALLWRGTRGQHAPWGTPALIGALLFGWGLFNVAEGLVNHQLLQIHHVRPGPNQVLYDVGFLVWGAAMLIVGWALMRRPWGGSVRA is encoded by the coding sequence ATGACCACGACCCAGGAACCCCGGCCTCACGACAGCGCCGACCTCCGCTCCTGGCTGTGGGGCGGGGTGTTGCTGGGCCTCGGCCTGGGCGGGTTTTTCGACGGCATCGTGCTGCACCAGATTCTCCAGTGGCACCACCTGCTCAGCGAGGTCTACCTCCCTACCACGCTGGAGAACCTGAGGATCAACACTGTGGCCGACGGGTTTTTCCACGCGGCCACCTGGGTCTTCACCCTGATCGGCCTCGCTTTGCTGTGGAGGGGGACGCGGGGTCAGCACGCCCCCTGGGGGACCCCAGCGCTGATTGGGGCGCTGCTGTTCGGCTGGGGACTGTTCAATGTGGCCGAGGGGCTGGTCAACCACCAACTTCTCCAGATTCACCATGTGCGGCCCGGCCCGAATCAGGTGCTGTACGACGTGGGCTTTCTGGTGTGGGGAGCCGCCATGCTGATCGTCGGGTGGGCGCTGATGCGGCGGCCATGGGGCGGTTCCGTTCGGGCCTGA
- a CDS encoding YcjF family protein produces MFPLVRQVLDNFNFDVDPDLSTEENVEEVIKSAALLSGAIAVEPVPFADILLITPLQAKMVLHIGKIYGFEITAERSREIVQELGATVAYGVVARQVMRGVAKIALPVIGGIITAPAVYGWTFALGRVAQQYFERKRAGLPATRQEQVQVIQEAKAQSRRVLPSPQDFSDLASELRRRAEEKNKGQGGGRGDLN; encoded by the coding sequence ATGTTCCCCCTCGTGCGGCAGGTGCTCGACAACTTCAATTTCGACGTGGACCCCGACCTCTCCACCGAGGAGAACGTCGAGGAGGTCATCAAGAGCGCGGCGCTGCTCTCGGGGGCGATCGCGGTCGAGCCGGTCCCCTTCGCGGACATCCTGCTGATCACGCCCCTCCAGGCCAAGATGGTGCTGCACATCGGCAAGATCTACGGCTTCGAGATCACCGCCGAGCGCTCGCGCGAGATCGTGCAGGAGCTGGGGGCCACCGTCGCCTACGGGGTCGTGGCGCGGCAGGTCATGCGCGGGGTCGCCAAGATCGCGCTGCCGGTGATCGGCGGGATCATCACCGCGCCCGCTGTGTACGGCTGGACCTTCGCGCTGGGGCGGGTCGCGCAGCAGTACTTCGAGCGCAAGCGGGCCGGGCTGCCCGCCACCCGGCAGGAACAGGTCCAGGTGATTCAGGAGGCCAAGGCGCAAAGCCGCCGGGTGCTGCCGAGCCCGCAGGACTTTTCCGACCTCGCTTCCGAGCTGCGCCGCCGCGCCGAGGAGAAGAACAAGGGACAGGGTGGGGGCCGGGGCGACCTGAACTGA
- a CDS encoding AI-2E family transporter yields the protein MISPPKPPTAFEYAWRSPWIRLLVFGLAFYLLYRVLGEVRTVVWNVLIAFLIAYLANPLLTWLERGRVSRGLGVFFVLLLFVALFALAGALLVTVSAQLIDLLARLPDQIGQLGVVIDRLFGWLGDRGIGNLADARERITEAVQTYVENLGQNLIPILQNALNSTGTVFRQIVSIGGVVGQIVIILLLSIYLMMDYSRVNASLLRAFPRPWQPRVLELSGLLGTAVGGYVRGQLVIATFIGVFVFLGLTLLGIPSAAAIGFLAGAFNIVPYLGPVIGATPALLLALPLGGLKMLLVVVVFVLANQIESNFLSPYVLGRTTDLHPVTVLVAILVGASLLGFVGALLAVPVVALGKLLLDKYYYPSRVYTEGP from the coding sequence GTGATCTCGCCCCCCAAGCCGCCGACCGCCTTCGAGTACGCCTGGCGCAGTCCCTGGATTCGCCTCTTGGTCTTCGGGCTGGCCTTTTACCTCCTCTACCGCGTGCTGGGCGAGGTGCGCACCGTCGTCTGGAACGTCCTGATCGCCTTTCTGATCGCTTACCTCGCCAATCCGCTCCTGACCTGGCTGGAGCGCGGGCGGGTGTCGCGGGGGCTGGGGGTCTTTTTCGTGCTGCTGCTGTTTGTGGCGCTGTTCGCGCTGGCGGGGGCGCTGCTGGTCACCGTCTCGGCGCAGCTCATCGACCTGCTCGCGCGGCTGCCGGACCAGATCGGGCAACTTGGGGTGGTGATCGACCGCCTCTTCGGCTGGCTGGGAGACCGGGGCATCGGCAACCTCGCGGACGCCCGCGAACGCATCACGGAAGCGGTGCAAACCTACGTCGAGAACCTCGGCCAGAACCTGATTCCCATCCTGCAAAACGCGCTGAACTCGACAGGCACGGTCTTTCGGCAGATCGTCTCGATCGGTGGGGTGGTCGGGCAGATCGTGATCATCTTGCTGCTGAGCATCTACCTGATGATGGACTACAGCCGGGTCAACGCCTCGCTCCTGCGGGCCTTTCCGCGCCCCTGGCAGCCGCGCGTGCTGGAACTGAGCGGCCTGCTGGGTACGGCGGTGGGCGGGTACGTGCGTGGGCAGCTCGTGATCGCCACCTTTATCGGCGTCTTCGTGTTCTTGGGGCTGACCCTCCTGGGAATCCCCAGCGCCGCCGCCATCGGGTTTCTGGCGGGAGCCTTCAACATCGTGCCCTACCTCGGCCCGGTGATCGGCGCGACGCCCGCCCTGCTGCTCGCGCTGCCGCTGGGGGGGCTCAAGATGCTGCTCGTGGTCGTGGTCTTTGTCCTCGCCAACCAGATCGAGAGCAACTTTCTGAGTCCCTACGTGCTGGGCCGCACCACCGACCTGCACCCGGTGACCGTGCTCGTCGCCATTCTGGTGGGAGCCTCGCTGCTGGGCTTCGTGGGAGCGCTCCTCGCCGTGCCCGTCGTCGCGCTGGGCAAGCTGCTGCTGGACAAGTACTACTATCCGAGCCGGGTGTACACGGAAGGGCCGTAG
- the cphA gene encoding cyanophycin synthetase, translated as MTNPPTASGESSGSPALLAPMRVLEHQIYRGPNVYGYQPMVRFQLDLGTLEEYPSDTLPGFNDRLLELLPTLERHGCCFREPGGFIRRLRDGTWLGHVAEHVALELQTLAGTPVTYGKTRSVKGQPGVYNVLYSYREERVGLLAGAVALRLVQSLLPGELRGLRGVERLLPGGVSDLDPDSPFDFAAELSELRRLARRHAFGPTTQSLVDEAQRRGIPFLRLDEHSLVQLGYGKYQQQIRASITSKTPHIATMTASDKDLTKRLLDRAGLPVPQGVVVRDADEAVRAARSLRGPVVTKPLDGNHGRGVSLNLTTEEEVRKGFEEARAHSRSVVVEQFYTGNDHRVLVVNGEVVAVAERVPAHVVGDGSRTITELVEEVNRDPRRGDGHEKVMTRIKLDEHVLTLLARSGRTPETVPAAGEVVPLRDTANISTGGTAVDRTDVIHPENVTIARRAAQVIGLDVAGIDLISPDISRSVHETGGGIVEVNAAPGFRMHLQPSEGEGRNVAAPVLSMLFPTGTPCRMPIISITGTNGKSTTSRMVAHILRHAGKVVGLTTSNGIYIDGEQILSGDTTGPKSAKVVLSDPSVEVAVLETARGGILREGLGFDQCDVGAVLNIQPDHLGLKGIETVEDLAWVKSLIVEVVTKNGTSVLNADDSLTLRMRRKAGGSLALFSMQGGSTCSREVRDHIAGGGTAVLREPTALGDELVLYQGGQRQPILRARDIPATLGGFAQVNVQNALAAAAIAVAQGVELSVIRTALASFTTSYEQSPGRLNLYDGHPFRVMLDYAHNPAGLAHLRDLVTHLRPPRGRVIGVMGVAGDRRDQDIRQMGEIAAEMFDDLVVREDELRRGRPSGEGARILSEGAIAGGLAPERITTILSERAAVDHGLSVARPGDLVIYLATEVEETWRRIRDFDSSHLPPAGTPEEPGHQGAYHD; from the coding sequence ATGACCAACCCACCCACCGCTTCAGGCGAGTCCTCGGGCTCGCCCGCTCTCTTGGCGCCCATGCGGGTCCTGGAACACCAGATCTACCGTGGCCCCAACGTGTACGGCTACCAGCCCATGGTGCGCTTTCAGCTCGACCTGGGCACGCTGGAGGAGTACCCGTCGGACACACTTCCCGGTTTCAACGACCGCCTGCTGGAGCTTCTGCCCACGCTGGAGCGGCATGGCTGCTGCTTCCGCGAGCCGGGGGGCTTTATCCGCCGCCTGCGGGACGGCACCTGGCTGGGGCACGTGGCCGAGCACGTCGCGCTGGAACTTCAGACGCTGGCGGGCACGCCGGTCACCTACGGCAAGACCCGCTCGGTGAAGGGGCAGCCGGGTGTCTACAACGTGCTCTATTCCTACCGCGAGGAACGGGTGGGCCTGCTCGCGGGGGCGGTGGCGCTGCGGCTGGTGCAGAGCCTGCTGCCGGGGGAGCTGCGGGGCCTTCGGGGGGTGGAGCGGCTGCTGCCTGGCGGCGTGAGCGACCTCGACCCCGACTCGCCCTTCGACTTCGCGGCGGAGCTGAGCGAACTGCGGCGGCTGGCGCGGCGTCACGCCTTCGGGCCGACCACCCAGTCCCTGGTAGACGAGGCGCAGCGGCGCGGCATTCCCTTCCTGCGGCTGGACGAGCACAGCCTGGTGCAGCTCGGCTACGGCAAGTACCAGCAGCAGATTCGCGCGAGCATCACCAGCAAGACGCCCCACATCGCCACGATGACCGCGAGCGACAAGGACCTCACCAAGCGGCTGCTCGACCGCGCGGGGCTGCCCGTGCCGCAGGGCGTGGTCGTGCGGGATGCGGACGAGGCGGTGCGGGCCGCCCGCTCGCTGCGCGGCCCGGTCGTGACCAAGCCGCTGGACGGCAACCACGGGCGCGGCGTGTCTCTGAACCTCACGACGGAGGAAGAGGTCCGCAAGGGCTTCGAGGAGGCCCGCGCCCACAGCCGCAGCGTGGTCGTCGAGCAGTTCTACACCGGCAACGACCACCGGGTGCTGGTGGTGAACGGTGAGGTCGTCGCGGTGGCCGAGCGGGTGCCCGCCCATGTGGTGGGCGACGGCAGCCGGACGATCACCGAACTCGTGGAGGAGGTCAACCGCGACCCCCGCCGGGGCGACGGCCACGAAAAGGTGATGACCCGCATCAAGCTCGACGAGCATGTCCTGACGCTGCTGGCCCGCTCGGGCCGGACGCCGGAGACGGTTCCGGCGGCGGGCGAGGTGGTCCCCCTGCGCGACACCGCCAACATCTCCACCGGGGGCACCGCCGTGGACCGCACCGACGTGATTCACCCCGAGAACGTCACCATCGCGCGGCGGGCGGCGCAGGTCATCGGGCTGGACGTGGCGGGCATCGACCTGATCAGCCCCGACATCTCGCGCTCGGTGCACGAGACGGGGGGCGGCATCGTCGAGGTCAACGCCGCCCCCGGCTTCCGAATGCACCTGCAACCCTCGGAGGGCGAGGGGCGCAACGTGGCCGCCCCCGTGCTGAGCATGCTCTTTCCGACGGGCACCCCCTGCCGGATGCCGATCATTTCCATCACGGGCACGAACGGCAAGAGCACGACCTCGCGCATGGTCGCGCACATCCTGCGTCACGCCGGGAAGGTGGTGGGCCTGACGACCTCCAACGGCATCTATATCGACGGCGAGCAGATTCTCAGCGGCGATACCACCGGCCCGAAAAGCGCGAAGGTGGTCCTGAGCGACCCCAGCGTGGAGGTCGCCGTGCTGGAAACCGCCCGTGGCGGCATCCTGCGCGAGGGGCTGGGCTTCGACCAGTGCGACGTGGGCGCGGTGCTGAACATCCAGCCCGACCACCTCGGCCTCAAGGGGATCGAGACGGTCGAGGACCTCGCCTGGGTCAAGTCGCTGATCGTGGAGGTCGTGACGAAAAACGGCACCAGCGTGCTGAACGCCGACGACTCCCTCACGCTGAGGATGCGGAGGAAGGCGGGCGGGAGCCTCGCCCTGTTCTCCATGCAGGGGGGCAGCACCTGTTCCCGCGAGGTGCGGGACCACATCGCCGGGGGCGGCACGGCGGTGCTGCGCGAGCCCACCGCGCTGGGCGACGAACTCGTGCTGTACCAGGGCGGGCAGCGCCAGCCCATCCTGCGGGCGCGGGACATCCCCGCCACGCTGGGCGGCTTCGCGCAGGTCAATGTGCAAAACGCCCTCGCCGCCGCCGCCATCGCGGTCGCGCAGGGGGTGGAACTCTCCGTGATTCGCACGGCGCTCGCATCCTTTACCACCTCCTACGAGCAGAGCCCCGGCCGCCTGAACCTCTATGACGGCCACCCCTTCCGGGTGATGCTGGACTACGCGCACAACCCGGCGGGGCTGGCGCACCTGCGCGACCTCGTGACGCACCTGCGCCCGCCGCGTGGCCGCGTCATCGGCGTGATGGGCGTGGCCGGGGACCGCCGCGACCAGGACATCCGGCAGATGGGCGAGATCGCCGCCGAGATGTTCGACGACCTCGTCGTGCGCGAGGACGAGCTGCGCCGGGGCCGCCCCAGCGGAGAGGGTGCCCGCATCCTCAGCGAGGGGGCCATCGCGGGGGGCCTCGCGCCCGAGCGCATCACGACCATCCTCTCCGAACGGGCGGCGGTGGACCACGGGCTGAGCGTGGCCCGTCCCGGCGACCTCGTGATCTACCTCGCCACCGAGGTCGAGGAGACGTGGCGGCGCATCCGCGACTTCGACTCCTCGCACCTTCCGCCCGCAGGCACGCCGGAAGAACCCGGCCACCAGGGGGCCTACCATGACTGA